One region of Edaphobacter bradus genomic DNA includes:
- a CDS encoding MFS transporter: MLRPIGSAPRYLKSEFQHYLGAFLLQLAMMIAMTVIPFFTFQHLGGRERAAAMAYGVQVLSLGVACLLSASFISVLPNVLLCCLIGSAGFGVFYSTAILARNVISFCVLTGMAMLFFALAWPALQSWLGAQRDAALRAKSFSYFNLSIGIGLTLGPFIAGLLYGVDYRLPFLATLLLSIVSGLLLFALPHEREYFTSVPPVCPAELNVTSTLQTDADNEAYLYCGWLSNMLGWGLTGAVRTVYAGRLDQLVQQGRLVLFSPSLPLHVFTAQHGPSAATLYSWMQSVLSLGFFLTILVMGRTVRWQHQFWPVIASLVLLGGGIWLLADSHSLIVILLCHAIIGAFTGFGYMGSQCYSAANVLHKHKRLALNEGFSHSTGFFLPLAFAQLGTWYGITWPFTHTPAILAVFIALQFLSLRYAKRNAAAATLSTWNV, from the coding sequence ATGCTTCGACCCATCGGGTCCGCCCCGCGCTATCTCAAGTCCGAGTTCCAGCACTACCTCGGCGCATTCCTGCTCCAGCTTGCCATGATGATAGCCATGACGGTGATCCCGTTTTTCACCTTCCAGCATCTGGGAGGAAGAGAGCGGGCTGCAGCAATGGCATACGGAGTTCAGGTACTCAGCCTGGGCGTCGCGTGCCTTCTCTCCGCATCGTTCATTTCCGTGTTGCCGAACGTCTTGCTCTGTTGCCTGATTGGCTCCGCAGGATTTGGCGTGTTCTATTCCACCGCCATACTCGCCCGCAACGTCATCAGCTTCTGCGTTCTGACCGGGATGGCGATGCTTTTCTTCGCACTGGCTTGGCCCGCTTTGCAATCGTGGCTCGGCGCGCAGCGGGACGCAGCCCTCCGCGCAAAAAGCTTCTCCTACTTCAACCTGTCGATCGGCATCGGCCTCACCCTCGGACCCTTCATCGCCGGCTTGCTTTATGGTGTAGATTACCGACTGCCCTTCCTGGCAACTCTTCTATTGAGCATCGTCTCCGGGCTTCTCCTCTTTGCGTTGCCGCACGAACGCGAATATTTCACGAGCGTTCCGCCGGTTTGCCCTGCTGAACTGAACGTGACTTCGACACTGCAGACAGATGCCGATAACGAAGCGTATCTCTACTGTGGCTGGCTTTCGAATATGTTGGGGTGGGGCCTGACTGGCGCCGTCCGCACCGTCTATGCCGGACGCCTCGACCAACTCGTGCAGCAGGGGAGGCTCGTCCTGTTCTCACCCAGCCTGCCCTTACATGTCTTCACCGCACAGCACGGCCCCTCTGCTGCCACCCTGTATTCTTGGATGCAGAGTGTCCTTTCGCTTGGTTTCTTTCTCACCATTCTGGTTATGGGTCGGACCGTCCGGTGGCAACACCAATTCTGGCCTGTCATTGCCTCTCTGGTCTTGCTCGGCGGCGGAATCTGGCTGCTCGCAGATAGCCACAGCCTCATCGTGATTCTGCTATGTCACGCAATCATTGGCGCATTTACGGGTTTCGGCTATATGGGCAGTCAGTGCTACAGCGCAGCGAACGTGCTTCACAAACATAAGCGTCTTGCATTGAACGAAGGATTTTCGCATTCCACCGGTTTCTTCTTGCCCCTTGCCTTCGCGCAGCTTGGCACATGGTACGGCATCACATGGCCATTTACGCACACGCCCGCGATCCTTGCAGTCTTCATTGCTCTTCAATTTCTTTCTCTCAGATACGCAAAGAGGAACGCAGCGGCCGCCACCTTATCCACTTGGAACGTATGA
- a CDS encoding heparinase II/III family protein: MSTLEGINRRDLIKWIAIACPAMGASTALWGSRQEGELVAKGPAPGHHPAHPRLYYSAASLDRIRCTLASHPEADAALKKHGEELLAAELIPENVAEIGGGQQANYVKPGNQIAEMGLTLGLLFHLTGEAKYADKLRGALLYYTHYVRWAGPGLVNRSPPWHSELDTELFSFGYATGYDALHSVLSEDDRKTIAEGMVRLAALPILEDWVLPGKRVHSFDSMGHNWWGVCVAGGGLCALALLGDDPRAHGWIDAVDAGFLQWFQYPGNVLQNRVQTFERSGPSYEGVLYTNYGISEYLCYRLAWQNTFLGRKAPRIEPLDHIARFFLQTLYPTSTGSLAVNFGDSPTHVDVTTTMMLLFACGLGTSDAARYLQYVHTHPESTLLTLLHREAIPRVHGGAPTACIYPQMGWATMRSSWENDATFLAMKSGYTWNHAHADAGSFILFKQGVPLVIDSGNCPYSRPEYTTYYRQSRAHNVIMMDGAGQPEEDINYGCKFPGQMHSLIDGLGLKYVYADATGPMARWFRRNYRHWLWSGDVIFIVDTVLAYTEGPMDWLLHYEGEYRANADGSITLKNGPAEAVVHMLFPPHAQRQETGLADHDPDRKVPYLAFRPEAADKSQQFITAICLDPAAVPRLELLNGSDFVGIRAQAAHSVEELYVNLRAVNGSTSTGITIGEWTTDAYFVHLTQPVAGGATTARYFMSDGSYLRRGRQSVLESLSKLTACWSSGESVELVSDDASNSILIAAERPPQRTRWNGSETATVYDKARKIVSFKRTN, encoded by the coding sequence ATGAGCACCCTTGAAGGCATCAATCGGCGTGACCTGATCAAATGGATTGCCATAGCCTGTCCCGCCATGGGCGCCTCGACAGCACTATGGGGCAGCCGCCAGGAAGGTGAGTTGGTGGCAAAGGGACCCGCCCCGGGGCATCATCCGGCGCATCCACGGCTCTACTACAGCGCCGCCTCGCTGGATCGCATTCGGTGCACGCTGGCGTCGCATCCCGAAGCGGATGCCGCTTTGAAAAAGCATGGCGAAGAGTTGCTGGCTGCAGAACTGATTCCGGAAAATGTGGCCGAAATCGGGGGAGGACAACAGGCCAACTACGTTAAACCAGGAAACCAGATCGCAGAAATGGGTCTGACGCTGGGTCTTCTGTTTCACCTCACTGGGGAGGCGAAATATGCAGACAAACTTCGAGGTGCGCTGCTGTACTACACACATTATGTACGCTGGGCTGGTCCCGGGCTGGTGAACCGGTCTCCCCCATGGCATTCGGAACTGGACACGGAGTTGTTCAGCTTTGGATATGCAACGGGCTACGATGCGCTGCATTCTGTGCTTTCTGAAGATGACCGGAAGACGATCGCCGAGGGAATGGTGCGCTTGGCTGCGCTGCCCATCCTGGAGGATTGGGTGCTGCCGGGAAAACGTGTCCATTCGTTCGACTCGATGGGGCATAACTGGTGGGGCGTTTGCGTCGCGGGCGGAGGCCTCTGCGCGCTGGCGCTGCTCGGTGACGACCCGCGTGCGCACGGTTGGATTGACGCGGTCGATGCTGGATTCCTGCAATGGTTCCAGTACCCAGGGAATGTCCTGCAAAACCGCGTGCAGACCTTTGAGCGTTCCGGGCCTTCCTACGAGGGCGTGCTGTACACCAACTACGGCATTTCGGAGTATCTGTGCTACCGGCTTGCCTGGCAGAACACATTCCTGGGGCGGAAGGCGCCAAGGATTGAACCGCTGGATCACATCGCACGGTTCTTTCTGCAGACGCTCTATCCGACGTCGACAGGGTCCCTTGCTGTCAACTTCGGCGACTCGCCAACTCATGTCGATGTAACTACCACGATGATGTTGCTGTTCGCTTGTGGCCTTGGCACATCCGACGCCGCGCGTTATCTGCAGTATGTGCATACCCATCCGGAAAGCACACTGCTCACGTTGTTGCACAGAGAGGCCATACCCCGTGTCCATGGCGGTGCGCCGACAGCTTGTATTTATCCGCAGATGGGATGGGCAACGATGCGTTCGTCGTGGGAAAATGACGCCACATTTCTTGCGATGAAGTCAGGCTACACGTGGAACCACGCGCATGCTGATGCCGGCTCGTTCATCCTCTTCAAGCAGGGCGTACCTCTGGTGATCGATTCCGGAAACTGTCCGTACAGTCGGCCGGAGTACACCACCTATTATCGTCAAAGCCGCGCGCACAATGTGATCATGATGGATGGCGCCGGACAACCGGAAGAAGACATCAACTATGGTTGCAAGTTCCCGGGTCAGATGCACAGCTTGATTGACGGCCTGGGCTTGAAATACGTGTATGCCGATGCAACTGGCCCGATGGCCCGATGGTTTCGTCGCAACTATCGGCACTGGCTTTGGAGCGGAGATGTGATCTTCATCGTCGATACGGTGCTTGCATATACCGAAGGGCCCATGGACTGGTTATTGCACTACGAGGGTGAATACCGAGCCAATGCCGATGGAAGTATAACGTTGAAGAATGGCCCCGCCGAGGCCGTCGTCCACATGCTCTTTCCTCCTCATGCCCAACGGCAAGAAACTGGCCTGGCCGACCACGACCCCGACAGAAAGGTTCCGTACCTGGCCTTTCGTCCTGAGGCTGCGGACAAATCCCAACAATTCATAACGGCCATCTGTCTGGATCCGGCCGCCGTTCCGAGGCTTGAGCTTCTTAATGGATCAGATTTTGTTGGTATTCGCGCTCAGGCGGCGCATTCCGTTGAAGAATTGTATGTGAACCTCCGCGCCGTTAATGGATCAACGAGCACTGGCATCACGATTGGTGAATGGACGACAGATGCGTACTTCGTACATCTCACTCAGCCCGTCGCAGGAGGCGCGACAACAGCGCGGTACTTCATGAGCGACGGCAGCTATCTGCGCCGCGGCCGCCAGAGCGTTCTCGAATCTCTCTCGAAGCTGACCGCGTGTTGGTCGTCGGGCGAGTCGGTGGAGCTTGTTTCAGACGATGCATCCAACTCCATTCTGATCGCTGCCGAGCGACCTCCTCAGAGAACGCGGTGGAACGGAAGCGAGACCGCCACTGTGTACGACAAGGCGAGAAAGATCGTCTCTTTCAAGCGGACCAATTGA
- a CDS encoding GH92 family glycosyl hydrolase: MAAATLGRAGWASPRGSGRLPIDDVDPFIGTTNAGLRWMLFPGASMPFGMVKFSPDNRVGNIRAGYDYTIGTLLGFSHIHSWTMSGLLMIPTTGPLKLVQGPESGSPESFRSRFRHETESASPGYYAVTLDDYGVRCELSATTRAGIQRYTFPKADQARVLVVLNVPGEYGTVVQNAVIRRVSDTEIEGETEQTNTHVYTFQKYKLHFVIQFSKPFDSMGGWVGTNVTQDAREIAGQGDVGVFANYRMKEGEVILVKTGISYVSIDQARLNLETEMNRFGWEFDAVRNNACNTWNNLLGKIEVEGGSETDRRKFYTNLYRSYVARTIFSDVNGKYVDPTGRVRQLANPESPMLGCDAFWNTFWNLNQLWGLVTPEVLAQWARSQIQLNDDGGWLSKGPGGLRYSGVMVAEHDIALLVGAWQKGIRTFDGEKAFAAIKHVQTTPGKVYYEGIYSGRWIDGWVGMEQLPAYRDLGYVPAEEKSAWTSLTLEYAYDDWCAAQMARALGKSEDFQYFSKRAQNYRNVWDASVGYFRPRHRDGTWMKEFSPSQTKGFLEGTAWQYSFWVPHDVKGLIGLMGRDEFVRRLNQGFEDSQPNFARGVVDVGNEANMQAPWLFNYAGAPWLTQKWTREVMEHSFSASPSGYTGDEDQGQMGAYFVMLAMGLFEMDGGCSIKPIYEIGSPLFCRIVVHLDRKYYPGRQFVIETRNQSPGNVYIQSATLNGQPLNQPWIYHSDVANGAELVLTMGPEPNKNWGSAPWAAPPQNEP; the protein is encoded by the coding sequence GTGGCCGCCGCTACTCTCGGGCGCGCGGGCTGGGCCTCGCCCAGAGGTTCGGGCCGCCTGCCCATTGACGACGTTGATCCGTTCATCGGCACTACGAATGCAGGGTTGCGATGGATGCTTTTTCCAGGTGCATCTATGCCCTTCGGTATGGTCAAGTTCAGTCCAGACAACCGCGTTGGCAACATCAGGGCAGGCTATGACTACACGATCGGGACCCTTCTTGGGTTCAGCCACATTCACTCCTGGACGATGAGTGGCCTCCTAATGATTCCCACGACAGGCCCGCTGAAATTGGTGCAGGGACCCGAATCCGGTTCACCGGAAAGTTTCCGCTCGCGTTTCCGGCATGAGACCGAGAGCGCTTCACCCGGATACTATGCAGTTACGCTCGATGATTACGGCGTTCGCTGTGAACTGAGTGCCACGACACGCGCGGGGATCCAGCGTTACACTTTTCCGAAAGCCGATCAGGCTCGCGTCCTGGTAGTGCTGAATGTTCCCGGTGAGTATGGCACGGTCGTCCAAAATGCTGTGATCCGCCGCGTGAGCGACACGGAGATCGAGGGCGAAACAGAGCAGACGAACACCCACGTCTACACATTTCAAAAATACAAGCTGCACTTCGTCATCCAGTTCAGCAAGCCGTTCGATTCCATGGGCGGCTGGGTGGGGACGAATGTGACTCAAGATGCCAGGGAGATTGCCGGTCAAGGCGATGTGGGCGTCTTCGCCAACTATCGCATGAAGGAAGGCGAGGTAATTCTGGTCAAAACCGGGATCTCATACGTGAGCATCGACCAGGCGCGGCTCAACCTGGAAACGGAGATGAACCGTTTCGGGTGGGAGTTCGACGCGGTTCGAAACAATGCCTGCAACACCTGGAACAATCTGTTGGGGAAGATCGAGGTGGAAGGTGGCTCAGAAACCGATCGAAGAAAGTTCTACACCAATTTGTATCGGTCTTATGTGGCCAGAACGATCTTCAGCGATGTGAACGGCAAGTATGTCGATCCCACAGGCCGCGTCCGGCAACTCGCGAATCCCGAATCGCCGATGCTTGGCTGCGATGCCTTCTGGAATACCTTCTGGAACCTGAATCAGCTCTGGGGACTGGTAACACCGGAGGTCCTGGCCCAATGGGCAAGGTCGCAGATTCAGCTCAATGACGACGGCGGGTGGTTGTCCAAAGGGCCAGGGGGGCTTCGCTACAGCGGCGTCATGGTGGCTGAGCATGATATTGCCCTGCTGGTTGGCGCCTGGCAGAAGGGCATCCGCACATTCGACGGGGAGAAGGCCTTTGCAGCCATCAAGCATGTGCAGACGACTCCAGGAAAGGTGTATTACGAGGGCATCTACTCCGGGCGATGGATCGATGGGTGGGTCGGCATGGAACAACTTCCGGCATATCGCGATCTCGGCTACGTGCCCGCGGAGGAGAAGAGCGCATGGACCTCGCTTACGCTTGAGTACGCTTACGACGACTGGTGTGCCGCGCAGATGGCCAGGGCGCTCGGCAAGAGCGAGGATTTTCAATATTTCTCGAAGCGCGCTCAGAATTACCGCAACGTGTGGGATGCGTCAGTGGGTTATTTTCGGCCAAGACATCGGGATGGCACATGGATGAAGGAATTTTCGCCATCACAGACAAAGGGGTTCCTCGAGGGCACAGCGTGGCAGTACTCCTTTTGGGTTCCACACGACGTGAAAGGGCTGATCGGACTGATGGGGAGGGACGAGTTCGTGCGGCGCCTCAATCAGGGGTTCGAGGATTCGCAGCCGAATTTCGCCCGCGGTGTGGTCGATGTCGGCAATGAGGCGAACATGCAGGCACCCTGGCTATTCAATTACGCGGGCGCTCCATGGCTGACACAGAAATGGACTCGGGAGGTGATGGAGCACTCCTTCTCTGCCAGCCCATCCGGCTACACAGGCGACGAAGACCAGGGCCAGATGGGGGCCTATTTCGTGATGTTGGCGATGGGGCTGTTCGAAATGGATGGCGGTTGCTCCATAAAGCCGATCTATGAGATCGGCAGCCCGCTCTTCTGCCGTATCGTCGTTCACCTGGACAGGAAGTACTATCCGGGACGGCAGTTTGTGATCGAGACCCGGAATCAGTCACCCGGGAATGTGTATATCCAATCCGCTACGCTGAATGGCCAACCTTTGAACCAGCCTTGGATCTATCACAGCGACGTCGCCAATGGTGCCGAACTGGTCCTGACCATGGGACCTGAGCCAAACAAGAACTGGGGAAGCGCTCCCTGGGCCGCTCCCCCGCAGAACGAACCGTAA
- a CDS encoding putative Ig domain-containing protein — protein sequence MLTRREATLISTFVVWALGMQCPVAFGQSLLDMRTPKAPPIPHINGPKVYGARPGHPFLYRIPCTGTRPIHFSAMGLPSSLKLDETSGIISGTTPDVPGEYATTLEAANSLGNVSRQFKIVVGDQLGLTPQMGWNDWYSYYEHPTESDIREAADAMIKSGMADYGYQFVDIDDAWARKPGSSDPQLEGPARNADGDILSNARFPNMGGLTEYIHSLGLKAGIYSGPGPLTCAKFEASYGHEDADARQFSKWGFDLLKYDWCSYGTVVKSPGLPEFQEPYRKMSSLLEKQNRDIVLNICQYGMGEVWKWGRKIGGMSWRTTGDLGAVKGGSLPGFYSVGFANAALDAYAGPGGWNDPDYILIGTVGDANDINLPAKPTHLTQGEQYSYMSMWSLMAAPLFFSGEMTKLDDFTLNVLCNSEVIDIDQDSLGRQAKVVRKTPQEFVLAKPLDDGSVAVGLFNLSTEPLTISVPWSDVERSGTLMVRDVWRHESIGAFANGFSSQVPAHDVALVRISPQRTLPVSPAR from the coding sequence ATGTTGACTCGACGTGAAGCCACTCTCATTTCGACATTCGTAGTCTGGGCCCTTGGAATGCAATGTCCGGTTGCATTTGGACAGAGTCTTCTCGATATGCGGACTCCCAAGGCACCGCCCATTCCACACATAAACGGCCCGAAAGTATATGGCGCAAGACCGGGGCATCCATTTCTCTACCGCATTCCGTGTACGGGCACTCGTCCGATCCACTTTTCGGCCATGGGACTTCCGTCATCGCTCAAACTTGACGAGACATCGGGAATCATCTCCGGCACCACTCCAGACGTTCCCGGTGAATACGCGACGACCCTAGAAGCCGCCAACTCACTTGGCAACGTGTCGCGTCAATTCAAGATCGTTGTGGGCGATCAACTTGGTTTGACCCCCCAGATGGGATGGAATGACTGGTATTCCTACTACGAGCACCCAACAGAAAGCGATATTCGCGAAGCTGCAGACGCAATGATTAAGTCGGGAATGGCAGACTATGGCTATCAATTCGTAGATATCGACGATGCCTGGGCTAGAAAACCGGGATCGTCCGATCCTCAATTGGAGGGGCCAGCGCGGAACGCTGATGGAGACATTCTTTCAAACGCACGATTCCCGAATATGGGTGGGCTCACCGAGTATATCCACTCGTTAGGATTGAAAGCAGGGATCTACTCTGGACCAGGACCTTTAACCTGTGCGAAGTTCGAAGCATCTTACGGACACGAAGATGCCGATGCTCGTCAGTTTTCGAAATGGGGTTTCGATCTGCTCAAATATGACTGGTGTAGCTATGGCACAGTAGTCAAAAGCCCTGGTCTTCCAGAATTCCAGGAGCCTTACAGGAAAATGAGCTCGTTGTTAGAGAAGCAGAATCGAGATATTGTTCTCAACATTTGCCAGTATGGAATGGGCGAAGTATGGAAATGGGGACGAAAGATCGGTGGTATGTCGTGGCGTACCACAGGTGATCTTGGGGCAGTCAAAGGGGGTAGTTTACCAGGATTCTATTCTGTCGGTTTTGCCAATGCAGCTCTTGATGCCTACGCAGGCCCGGGAGGGTGGAACGACCCAGACTATATCCTTATAGGAACGGTTGGCGACGCGAATGACATCAATTTGCCAGCCAAACCGACTCACCTAACACAGGGAGAACAATACAGCTACATGTCCATGTGGTCATTAATGGCTGCGCCACTCTTCTTTTCTGGAGAGATGACCAAGCTGGACGATTTCACCCTCAATGTTCTCTGCAACTCAGAAGTGATTGATATTGACCAGGACTCATTAGGAAGACAAGCAAAGGTCGTCCGAAAAACACCGCAAGAGTTTGTTCTAGCAAAACCACTCGACGACGGTTCTGTTGCGGTCGGCCTATTCAACCTGAGCACGGAGCCACTTACTATATCGGTGCCTTGGAGCGATGTGGAAAGGAGTGGGACTCTAATGGTTCGTGATGTCTGGCGTCACGAAAGTATTGGCGCATTTGCAAACGGTTTCTCATCTCAGGTGCCCGCCCATGATGTGGCGTTAGTGCGGATATCCCCACAGAGGACTCTCCCCGTGTCGCCGGCGAGGTAG
- a CDS encoding NAD-dependent epimerase/dehydratase family protein, with protein sequence MNVLVTGGAGFIGSHVVRELIQANHTVVAYDIQIESNSLEYVLDEAERSRMSVVTGDVNDAGEFIRILREHNSEAIVHLASPLSSQTESDPALAIRNMVEAHHVVLEAARLANLRKVVWASSVGVYGSPKQYNDLPLPNDAPHYPTSLYGACKSFNEYLSTFYTDKYGIDTLGLRFPLVYGVGRMRGNGMYFVNLVERPALGLPCQVPLADAEYGWLYVVDAASLVAQALCTEKTPTRNFNVAGEFASMRKAVEIIRGWIPDAEFELEPGEYPIVQELDSSKLRNEVGFVPSWSLKKGLHDCLNIVRTRAGLPLLESLEHSSHT encoded by the coding sequence ATGAATGTACTCGTTACCGGCGGAGCAGGGTTCATTGGATCCCATGTCGTCCGTGAACTGATTCAAGCCAATCATACGGTTGTCGCGTATGACATTCAGATCGAGAGCAATTCCCTCGAATACGTTTTGGACGAGGCCGAGCGCTCACGCATGAGCGTCGTCACGGGCGATGTGAATGATGCCGGTGAATTCATCCGGATTCTTCGTGAGCACAATTCCGAAGCGATCGTTCACCTCGCGTCGCCACTCTCCTCGCAAACGGAGAGCGATCCGGCTCTCGCAATCCGAAACATGGTTGAGGCGCACCATGTCGTCCTCGAGGCGGCGCGTCTGGCCAATCTTCGCAAAGTGGTGTGGGCCAGTTCCGTCGGCGTGTATGGTTCGCCGAAACAGTATAACGATCTGCCCCTGCCTAACGATGCGCCACACTACCCTACGTCGCTGTATGGCGCCTGCAAGTCCTTCAATGAATATCTCTCAACGTTCTACACCGACAAATATGGAATCGACACGTTGGGGCTACGCTTCCCCTTGGTATATGGTGTCGGACGTATGCGAGGCAACGGAATGTACTTCGTCAATCTCGTGGAGCGCCCCGCTCTGGGCCTTCCCTGCCAGGTGCCGTTGGCAGACGCAGAATACGGCTGGCTCTACGTCGTCGATGCCGCTTCACTCGTAGCACAGGCACTTTGCACGGAGAAAACCCCCACCCGCAACTTCAACGTTGCAGGCGAGTTCGCCAGCATGCGCAAAGCCGTGGAAATCATTCGCGGTTGGATCCCCGATGCAGAGTTCGAGCTCGAGCCAGGCGAATATCCCATCGTTCAAGAGCTGGATTCGAGCAAACTCAGAAACGAAGTTGGATTTGTTCCCTCGTGGTCTCTAAAGAAGGGTTTGCACGACTGCCTCAACATCGTTCGCACTCGCGCCGGACTTCCGCTCCTGGAGTCACTCGAACATAGCTCACACACTTAG
- a CDS encoding amidohydrolase family protein, which translates to MLIIDTHAHIYAENDAEYPAIDNPTRPPGKSGSLKTLDALISTNHVSAACAIQPISFYGWNNSFIRDVSSTKPKHLAGVCALDPDDTSASELLTRYVTEDGVRGLRTYVGSGSQLDHPGVRALWRAAEQLGIVVNVSVGCDKADDLARMLEAFPNLPVVIDHCLLPKAGPDLSETIAAMVRLAQFSNAYAKLSFLPLGSREEYPYRDMHQPCMTIIAAYSPERCVWGNCFPCELWSPKSDYSQNLRLFTHALNLQASARASILGRTAHALWFGEIRRGLHNYTPRILARSPR; encoded by the coding sequence GTGCTCATCATTGACACTCATGCGCATATCTATGCTGAGAACGATGCAGAATACCCTGCCATCGATAATCCGACTCGGCCTCCGGGAAAGTCGGGCTCTTTAAAAACATTGGATGCGCTTATTAGCACAAACCACGTCTCGGCGGCCTGCGCCATACAGCCAATTAGTTTCTACGGCTGGAATAACTCATTTATCCGCGATGTCTCCAGCACCAAGCCAAAGCATCTCGCTGGTGTTTGCGCGCTTGATCCGGACGACACTTCTGCGTCCGAGTTGCTCACGCGATATGTGACCGAAGACGGAGTACGTGGTCTACGCACCTACGTGGGCTCCGGCAGCCAACTCGATCATCCAGGCGTGCGAGCGCTGTGGCGGGCTGCCGAACAGCTAGGCATTGTTGTGAACGTCTCTGTCGGCTGCGATAAGGCCGACGACCTAGCGCGAATGCTTGAGGCATTTCCCAATCTACCGGTCGTCATTGATCACTGTCTGCTTCCGAAAGCTGGTCCGGATTTGTCTGAAACCATAGCAGCCATGGTCCGGCTGGCACAATTCTCGAATGCCTACGCCAAGCTGAGCTTCCTGCCGCTCGGCAGTCGAGAGGAATATCCCTACCGCGATATGCACCAGCCGTGCATGACCATCATCGCGGCGTATAGCCCGGAACGCTGTGTTTGGGGCAACTGCTTTCCATGCGAGTTATGGAGTCCGAAGTCGGACTACTCGCAAAACCTGCGGCTCTTTACCCACGCGCTCAATCTTCAGGCCTCCGCAAGGGCCAGCATCCTCGGTCGCACCGCGCACGCTCTCTGGTTCGGAGAGATACGCCGTGGCCTGCATAACTACACCCCTCGGATACTTGCACGGAGTCCTCGATAG
- a CDS encoding glycosyl hydrolase family 39: MSTSILTPVVLRRVRPLILGFVCIAYQSAAPGQETVKVAVDWGKTTVVSKSSPTLQVVVNPPLRPGEPLGIAAYKAVKELGADYVRYVPWLPYPRLAVAELEPPTLQKTSWDFSLIDPMTKDFLAATDGHPTVMNFSTMPAWLFKSDKPVTYPDDPNKLVWNYTQGTEERDPTDKQIGDYYARLVSWYVNGGFTDENGARHESGYHYKFPVWEVLNEPEGEHRTTPEQYTRRYDTIVSAIHKVSPDTKFMGLALGWANQEPGYFEYFLDAKNHKPGIPLDYISYHFYVVPEPTESANEWQYTFFDQANGFLNTVRYVEEIRKRLSPATKTDLDELGVILPTSKKAGDNVPPPAAYWNLCGSLYAYLYIELSRLQIDLIGMSQLVGYPTQYPSVSMMDWTKNQPNARYWTLKLIRDSFHAGDKLVETSIRSRDVAAQGFVTGGGRKLLLANKRNHAIDVELPEAEKASALAVDAVTGDGPARSVKPTDGKIHMEPFAVAAVSW, translated from the coding sequence ATGAGTACCTCGATTTTGACCCCGGTTGTGTTGCGCCGGGTTCGTCCGCTGATTTTGGGATTCGTCTGTATTGCTTACCAGAGCGCCGCGCCGGGCCAGGAAACGGTCAAGGTCGCAGTTGATTGGGGCAAGACCACGGTGGTATCGAAGTCCTCGCCCACGCTACAGGTGGTGGTCAATCCGCCGCTGCGGCCCGGGGAGCCCCTGGGTATAGCAGCTTACAAAGCTGTGAAAGAGCTAGGGGCGGACTACGTGCGCTATGTGCCCTGGCTTCCCTATCCCAGGCTGGCAGTGGCCGAGCTGGAGCCACCGACGCTGCAGAAAACCTCGTGGGATTTCAGCTTGATCGATCCGATGACCAAGGACTTTTTGGCCGCCACCGACGGCCATCCCACGGTGATGAACTTTAGCACCATGCCTGCATGGCTCTTCAAGAGCGATAAGCCCGTGACTTATCCTGACGATCCCAACAAGCTGGTGTGGAACTACACTCAGGGGACCGAGGAGCGCGACCCCACCGACAAGCAGATCGGCGACTACTATGCGCGGTTGGTGAGCTGGTACGTGAACGGCGGATTCACCGACGAGAACGGAGCGCGTCACGAGTCAGGCTATCACTACAAGTTTCCCGTATGGGAGGTTCTGAATGAGCCGGAGGGCGAGCATAGAACCACACCCGAACAGTACACGAGACGCTACGACACCATTGTGAGCGCGATTCACAAGGTTTCGCCGGATACGAAATTCATGGGGCTGGCACTGGGGTGGGCGAACCAGGAGCCGGGATATTTTGAATATTTCCTTGATGCGAAGAACCATAAGCCGGGAATTCCGTTGGATTACATCTCCTATCACTTTTATGTAGTGCCGGAGCCGACTGAAAGTGCAAACGAATGGCAATACACGTTCTTCGACCAGGCCAACGGATTCCTGAATACGGTGCGATATGTCGAGGAGATTCGTAAGCGTCTCTCGCCCGCGACAAAGACGGACCTCGATGAGCTCGGCGTCATCCTCCCCACGAGCAAAAAAGCCGGTGACAACGTGCCTCCACCGGCCGCGTACTGGAATCTGTGCGGATCGCTTTATGCGTATCTCTACATCGAGCTCTCGCGCCTGCAGATCGATTTGATCGGGATGTCGCAGTTGGTGGGATACCCAACGCAGTATCCCAGCGTAAGCATGATGGATTGGACCAAGAACCAGCCCAATGCGCGGTACTGGACGTTGAAGCTGATCAGGGATTCGTTCCACGCCGGCGATAAGCTCGTGGAAACATCGATCCGTTCGCGCGACGTAGCAGCGCAGGGTTTTGTGACCGGAGGCGGCCGCAAGCTGCTGCTGGCGAACAAGCGGAACCATGCGATTGATGTGGAGCTGCCGGAAGCGGAGAAGGCCAGCGCGCTGGCCGTGGATGCGGTGACTGGTGATGGGCCGGCGCGCAGCGTAAAACCCACGGACGGAAAGATCCATATGGAGCCATTTGCTGTGGCGGCGGTGAGTTGGTGA